Genomic segment of bacterium:
GCCGCAATTGGCGAATACCTGCAGGTGTACTACAATTGTCGAAGAAGACACTCAGCTCTGGGCTATCTGAGCCCGGCTGAGTACGAGAAGCAGTTGAGAAAATCCACTTAACTGCATGTCCACGCTATTGGGGGCAGTCCAAGTCACCGAGTGACTGGGCGAGTGACCCGCCTAGTGACTTACCGAGTGAATCGGTAAGTGACATACCCAGTTACTTGCCAAGTGAGTTGCCGAGTGACTTACCTAGTGACTCGTCTACTGAGTCGGCGAGTGACTTGCCGAGTGAGACGGTGAGTTACTTGCCTAGTGACTGGGTAAGTGACTCGCCGAGTTACTTGCCGAGTGACTTGCCGGGTGATTTGGCGAATCACGTTCTGATTCTTGGATGAATTAGAGGCGAGCATGGAGTTAGCCTCCCCACGCGCGAGTGCTTGCGGTGTCGCGCTCAAAGCGGCGAGTGCAGTTGTCGCGGCTTGCCGATCGTCCGGCGCGAGCTACTCGACGAGCAGTTTCTGCGTTGCCATTCCTTCGGTCGATTCCAGCCGGAGGAAGTAGGTTCCTGTGGCCATGTTCGCGACGGGCAGAACGCGGCGGGCGGCTCCGGTCAGTGTCCGCACCAGCTTGCCCGTCGCATCGTAGAGCTTCAGGCTGGCTGCCGCCTCCATCGGGACAGAGGTTTCGATGCGAACAACTCCTCTTGCCGGGTTGGGTATTATCGACAAGGCAACGCGGTCGGGCACTGTCGGCGACTTCTCAATGATGGGCAATTGGCCCTGCGGGTTGGTCCTGATCAGCAGCACGCTGCCGCCGGCGGAGTCGGAAGTCCCCGCAATCACATAGCCGCCGTCTGCTGTCTGCCGGACGTCCGCGGCCCGCTCTTTTCCGGTCCCAGGGAGCACGGTCGTCCAGGTCGTGTCGGAATTGGCATCCAGCCTTATCAGCCAGACCCGCGACGAATCTCCCCAGTCAATCGTGGCTGCAACTATGTAGCCGCCGTCTCCGGTCTTGTCCATGGCCATAGCCTGCGTTCCAACGCCGCCGGGCGAGAGGTTGTGAGTACGTAGGATTGCGCCACCCGTATCGATGCGCACGATGTAGACGGCATTATGGGACTGCAGGGTGTCATACTCCCACCCGACGGACAGAAAACCGCCATCCGAGGTCTCGCAGATGTCGCGCAGGCTCGGATCGACGGGACCGACGTACAGCTCATTCCATGACTGCTGACCCGCAGAATCAGTTCGGAGGAAACGGGCATAGGTGCCGTTGTAGTCGTGGGCATCGCCGCAGAGGATGAACCCGCCGTCCTTCGTCTGCGCAACGCCGCGAGCCGCTGACCAGTCAACCCGGTAGTCCGCATAGTAATGTATCCACGCCTGACTCCCGTCGGCATGCAGCTTGACGAGTCCGAAGTGTGCCAGGCTGTCGGGAATCCGCCCCGCGATGAGGCAGCCGCCGTCGGCGGTGCCGATGGCGTCAAAGACCAGTCCGCGGGTGGCGGCTGAGTACGTCCAGACCGAGTCGCCGGTTGCGTCGAACTTCTGCGCGAAGACCAGGAGCGAGTCATGTGAACCGACAATCACATGGCCGCCATCATTGACCCGGCAGAGAAACCCCGCGCCGGTGTCGAGCCCGGCGATACTGCGTACTGCCACAGTGTCGCCAAGCGAGTCGACCAGAATCATTGCCGCGCCGCAGTCAGTACCGCCGAACCGTGTTCCAGCGCCGACGGCGTAGCCGGTGTCTGCGTCCAATGCGACCGAGCGGCCGGCGTCGGCGCTAGACAGGTGCCAGCGGCGCTGGAACAGTATCGTGCCCAGTGACAGGGCCGGCAGGAGTGCCGCTGCCAACACTGCCGGTAGGAGGCGCGAGATGCGCACGTCGAGCAGTCTGGACTAGTTCAACTTTACCAGCTTCAGCGCCTGGCCGGAGTCGGAGCCTCGCGGTCGGCAATAGTAGATGCCCCGGCTTACCTGCCGGCCGGCGTTGTCGGTCCCATCCCAGGCAGCGCCGCCGTGCGTGAGGGCCAGGGTGCGGAGCAGCCTGCCGTCGACGGCGAAGATTTCCACGGCGCTCGCGCCCGAGTACCGAGGCCCGAAGCTGATAGTCGTTCGCCGGGCGAAAGGGTTCGGGAGGGCCGAAATCCGTCGTGCGGCAGGGATGGACGTCGGTGCCTCGGACACGGCCGCAGTCTGCTTGGTGGTGTATCGTTCAATCGGATAGCCGGGCGTCAGGTCGTGGCCAACGAGTCCGGGGTAGTCCGGCGTGTAGAACGCGATGCGAAAGAGACGGTTGAGTCGGTCCTGGCCGGTGGCGTCGTAAGGCACCGTGTCGCCCTGGTTGTAGATTGTCGTGTCGGAGGTCGGGTTGATGTAAGTCCAGACAATCTGGGTGTCCGGGGTAATCTCGAAGAAGCGGCCGTTCCGCTGCTCGCAGATGAGCGTGTTGCCGTTGGGCAGACGCTGGGCGCCGGAGCCGTTGCGAGCGTAGAAGCTCGTTTCCGGGTTGGCGGTGTACACCCAGTATGCCGAATCCGGGCCGTAGGGCTTTCCCGAGTCAGGCGCGGTATAGTTGCCCAGGCTGTCGCAGGGCGGCACGAATTCCACAACTTGCGAGTACTTGATGCCGCCCGGTCTGTTTCCCTGCACGCCGTCCACCCAACCGTTGCTGAAGGCCATCATGTGGCCGGCGCCGCGCAGGCCGTCGCGAATCCACTGTGCGTTGTGCTGCGAGAAGAACTGCAGATTCGTGCTGTCGCCGCGGCGATAAGCCCACGGGTCTCCCCAGCGGTAAAGCAGGTCGCCGCCGTGTCCGTAGTGCCCGCCGGTGTGCGTGGCCGCCTGGGCCGTGGTCGTGCTGTGGTCGATGATCCAGATCTCATCGAAGTTGTGAGCGCTGACCATGATCTGGTCAAAATGCGCGTTGTAGTCGAGCGCATTGGCGTGAACCCAGTCGGCATTGCCTCCGACCGGGCTCATGAGGAAGAAGTTCAGATCAACCAGTTCCGGGTGGTTGCCGACGACCCCGTAGTTGGCTTTGGTGGAGTCATTATCCTGTATCACATGATCCCAAAGATGCC
This window contains:
- a CDS encoding aryl-sulfate sulfotransferase, with amino-acid sequence MTMRRSSVSFATFLVGVALIAGIAGASPEPWVHPDGTIHYYDVINTPSGINWNAAFDSAEDYGGYLATITSQTENNFVFSLIDSTRYWYQRPGTGKLAGPWLGGSQLFGSQEPDSGWHWGTSESMNFLNWSPGQPDNNGSENAIHFGESAGVRVPTWDDAAGTDDSIRGLVRELSASKTTLGLTRYDSAALNGYTLFSPGTSTETYLIDKKGRIVHSWPGTYTPAAATVLLPKGTLFRAANLNNPAFKNGGRVEEVDWNGNVTWGYTYSDSTHCQHHDAIVLPNGHVVMIAFEKKSKAEAIAAGRDTTKLRQGMLCPEELIEVDPANNDNIVWQWHLWDHVIQDNDSTKANYGVVGNHPELVDLNFFLMSPVGGNADWVHANALDYNAHFDQIMVSAHNFDEIWIIDHSTTTAQAATHTGGHYGHGGDLLYRWGDPWAYRRGDSTNLQFFSQHNAQWIRDGLRGAGHMMAFSNGWVDGVQGNRPGGIKYSQVVEFVPPCDSLGNYTAPDSGKPYGPDSAYWVYTANPETSFYARNGSGAQRLPNGNTLICEQRNGRFFEITPDTQIVWTYINPTSDTTIYNQGDTVPYDATGQDRLNRLFRIAFYTPDYPGLVGHDLTPGYPIERYTTKQTAAVSEAPTSIPAARRISALPNPFARRTTISFGPRYSGASAVEIFAVDGRLLRTLALTHGGAAWDGTDNAGRQVSRGIYYCRPRGSDSGQALKLVKLN
- a CDS encoding IS3 family transposase; its protein translation is AAIGEYLQVYYNCRRRHSALGYLSPAEYEKQLRKST
- a CDS encoding T9SS type A sorting domain-containing protein, whose product is MAAALLPALSLGTILFQRRWHLSSADAGRSVALDADTGYAVGAGTRFGGTDCGAAMILVDSLGDTVAVRSIAGLDTGAGFLCRVNDGGHVIVGSHDSLLVFAQKFDATGDSVWTYSAATRGLVFDAIGTADGGCLIAGRIPDSLAHFGLVKLHADGSQAWIHYYADYRVDWSAARGVAQTKDGGFILCGDAHDYNGTYARFLRTDSAGQQSWNELYVGPVDPSLRDICETSDGGFLSVGWEYDTLQSHNAVYIVRIDTGGAILRTHNLSPGGVGTQAMAMDKTGDGGYIVAATIDWGDSSRVWLIRLDANSDTTWTTVLPGTGKERAADVRQTADGGYVIAGTSDSAGGSVLLIRTNPQGQLPIIEKSPTVPDRVALSIIPNPARGVVRIETSVPMEAAASLKLYDATGKLVRTLTGAARRVLPVANMATGTYFLRLESTEGMATQKLLVE